The Jiangella alba genome includes the window GCGTCGGCGCCGGGTCGGCCGGGTCGACGCCGGCCGCCTCGAGGATCTTCGTGTTGACGTAGAGCGCCGAGGTGTCGACCACGTGGGGGACGGCGTAGCGCTGGTCATCGACCGTGCCCGCGTCGATGTGCGACGGCGCCAGCGCGTCCGCGTAGTCCAGGGCGTCGATGCGGTCGCCGATGTCCTGCCAGAGGCCGAGCTGCGCGTAGTTCGGCGCCTCGACCACGTTGGCCGCGAGCAGGTCCGGCAGTTCACCGCCGCCCGCCGCCGCCGTCACCTTCTGCAGGTAGCTGTCGAACGGGACGACGGTCAGCTCGATCTGGTTCTCGTGCGACGCGTTGTACGCCTCGACGAGGGCTTCGGTCTGCGGTGCGGTCACCGAGCGGGCCCACATCGTCAGGGTGGCGCCGGTGTCGCCGTCGCCATCGGCGCTCGTGCCGCCGCCGGTGCTGGTGGGCTCGTCGTCGGAGCCGCAGGCGGCCAGCAGCAGGGCGGTCGCCGCGATGGCCGCCGCGAGGCGGGTCGGGCGGGCTCGTCGTTGAGCCATGTTCTCCTCCTGATGTGATCCTTAACATTTTCGTGATGCATGGGGTGTTCGCGGGTTCGGGGTGGATCAGGCGGGCGGGGCCGTGCTGGCGCGCAGGATCAGGCTCGGCGGCGCGAGGGTCACGCTCTCGACCCCCTCGCGCGTGCCGGTCTCGATCTGCCGCAGCGCCAGCCGGACCGTGTGCCGGCCCAGCTCGGCGAAGTCCTGGCGCAGTGTGGTGAGCGCCGGCCGGTAGTACGCGGCGTCCGGCACGTCGTCGAAGCCGACGACGCTGACGTCCTCGGGGGTGCGGACGCCCCGCTCGGCCAGCGCGTGGAACAGACCCAGCGCCATCTGGTCGTTGGCGCAGAACACGGCGGTGACGTCGTCGCGGCCGGCCAGCGCCAGCCCGGCGGCGTGGCCGGAGCGCGCCGTCCAATCGCCCTCGATCGGCGCCGGGACCTCGCGGCCGGCCTGCTCGAGCGTGCGCTCCCAGACGCTGCGCCGGATGTCGGCCTCGGCCCAGCCGGCCGGCCCGGCGATGTGGTGCACCGTCCGGTGGCCCAGGCCGAGCAGGTACTGCACCGCCTGGCGGACGCCGGGGCCGGAGTCGTACGACACGCTCGGCACGCCCGCCGAGCGCAGCCCGCCCACCGTCACCAGCGGCAGGTCGGACGGCAGCGGACCCAGCAGTGGCTGGTCCTCGGGGTGCGGGTCGACCACGATCACCGCGTCGACCAGCTGCTGGCGCAGCGACTCGACCGCTTCACGCAGCGTGCTGCGGGCCATCGGCGGCAGGTTGAGGATGCGCAGCCCGTAGCCGGCCGAGCGGGAGTCCTGCTCGACATGGCGCAGTGCCGACGCGGGGCCGTACAGCTCCTCGTTCAGCACCACCAGGCCGAGCGTCCTGGACCGCCGGGTGATCAAGGTGCGGGCGGCGACGTTCGGGGTGTAGCCGAGCACGCGCATGGCCTCGCGGACCCGCTCGCGGGTCGCCGGACGGACCCGGGGGCTCTCGTTGAGCACCCGCGACACCGTCTGGTGCGAGACGCCGGCATGCCGGGCGACCGCGTGGATGTCAGGCGGGCGGTTCGCCCTGCCGTCTGCGGATCGCTCGGTCATGGGAGCAAATGTGAACCATCACATCCGGTTCGTCAACCAGGCGTGAATAGTCATACAAGATGACTGAATGCTAGGTTGCCCCTCGTGAGTGAGAGCGACACCGTCCTCGCGCCCCGCTACCGCGACCGGGTCGCGCTGGTCACCGGCGCCGGGTCCGGCATCGGCGCCGCGACCGCTGTGCGACTGGCGGCCGAGGGCGCGCACGTGCTGCTGGCCGACGTCGACGAGGCGGCGCTCGGCTCGTCCGTTGCGGCCGCTTCGTCCGCCGCAGTCGGGACGGGGTTCGGTGGTGCGGCGGCCGGGGTGCCGCTGGACGTCGCGGACGAGGAGGGCTGGCCGCGGGTCGCCGGCCTGCTGCCCGGGCGGCTGGACCTGCTGCACTCGAACGCGGCGATCGCGGTGATCGAGCCGGCCGACCGCCTGTCCGTCGCCGACTGGCACCGTCAGCTCGACGTCAACCTCACGGCTTCCTTTCTTGCCGTGCACGCGCTGGCCGGGCTGCTGGTGTCGTCGCGCGGCTCGGTCGTCCTCACGTCGTCGGTGCACGCGATGCGCGGGCTGCCGGGCCGCCCCGCCTATGCGGCGTCGAAGGGCGCGCTGCTCTCGCTGGGGCGCCAACTGGCCGCCGACTACGGCCCCGACGTCCGCGTCAACACCGTCGTCCCCGGCCCGATCATGTCGCCCGCCTGGGACGACGTCGCGGAACCGGACCAGCGGCGCAGTGTCCGCGCCACCACGCTGGCCCGCTTCGGCCGGCCGGACGAGGTGGCGGCCGCGGTGGCCTTCCTCGGCTCGGCCGACGCCTCCTACATCACCGGCGCCACCCTCGTCGTCGACGGCGGCTGGAGCGTGACGGCGGACTCCGCATGAGCGCCGCCTGCCTCCGCGCCGACCACGTCCGCGCGGCCGGCGCCGGGCGCCGGGGTGTGGGCGCCGTCGGGCTGCGTTCGGTGCGCGTTGGGCCGGGTTCGGTCCCCGCCCGGCTGGGAGGGAGTCCCACCCTACGGGCGGGCGCCGACAACGTCCGCGCGATCGCCCCCCGCGCCACCGGCCTCCTGCGCCCGGCTGGCCTGCGCGCGACCGCCCCCCGCGCCACCGGCCCCCGCCGCCCGGCCGGCGTCCGCCCGGCCCCCGAGCTGGGGCGGCCGGCGTGAGCGTGTTCCGCGGCATCCATGGCGCCGTCGTCGCGCATCTGGGCGAGCTGATCGTCCGTGGCGACGTCGCGCCGGGGGCCGTCCTCGACCCGGTCAGGCTGGAGAACGAGTTGGGCGTCAGCCGCACGGTGCTCCGCGAGGCGCTGCGTGTCCTGGCCGCCAAGGGCATGGTCGACGCGCGGCCGAAGCGCGGCACGCTGGTCCGCCCGCGCGAGGAGTGGGCGCTGCTCGACGCCGACGTGCTGCGGTGGCAGGCGCAGAACCGCGCCGACGACGCGTTCCTGTCCGACCTCGCCGAGGTGCGCGACATCGTCGAGCCGGCCGGTGCGCGGCTGGCCGCGCAGCGTCGCACCGACGCCGACCTCGCCGCGCTCGGCGACGCGGTCGAGCGGATGACCGATCCCGACGCCGTCGTCGAGGCCGACCTCGCGTTCCACCGGGCGCTCTTGGCCGCCGCGCACAACGCGCTGCTGCGCCAGCTCGAGGAGGTCATCGCGACCGGTCTGCGCGCCCGTGACCTGCTGGTTCACGCCGACGGCGGGCACGACGACAGCGTGCCGGCCCACCGCGCCGTCCTCGACGCCGTCACACGTGGGGACGCCGACGGCGCGGAGCGTGCGGTCCGCGAGCTGCTGGCGCGAGCCGACCGCGACGTCGGGGCGATCACGTCCGGGAAGGAGCCCGAGTGAAGATCACCGCCATCGAGACGTTCCAGGTGCCGCCACGCTGGCTGTTCTGCCGCGTCGTCACCGACGACGGGGTCGTCGGCTGGGGCGAGCCGGTGGTCGAGGGGCGCGCCGACACCGTCCGCGCCGCCGTCCACGAGCTGGCCGACTACCTCGTCGGGCAGGACCCGCTGCGGATCGAGGACCACTGGCAGGTGCTCTCCAAGGGCGGCTTCTACCGCGGCGGGCCGGTGCTCTCCAGCGCTGTCGCCGGGCTGGACCAGGCGCTGTGGGACATCGCCGGCCAGGTGTACGGCGCGCCGGTGCACGCGCTGCTCGGCGGGCCGGTGCGCGACCGCGTCCGCATGTACACGTGGGTCGGCGGCGACGAACCGGCCGAGGTCGCCGACGCGATCGCGGCGAAGGTGGCCGAGGGCTTCACCGCGGTGAAGATGAACGGCAGCGCCAAGCTCGGCCCCATCGCCACCCAGGCCGAGACCGACGACGTGCTCCGGCGGCTGGCCGCGGCTCGCGAGGTGCTCGGTCCCGACCGCGACGTCGCCGTCGACTTCCACGGCCGCGTCTCGCCGGCCAACGCGCGCCGGCTGCTGCCGCTCATGGCGCCCTTGCATCCGCTGTTCGTCGAGGAGCCGGTGCTGCCGGAGCTCGGCGCCCAACTGTCGTCGGTCGTCGCGGCGAGCTCGGTGCCGATCGCGACCGGTGAGCGGCTGTTCGGCCGGTCCGAGTTCACCGGACCGCTGGCCGCCGGCGTCAGCGTCGTCCAGCCGGACATCTCGCACGCGGGCGGCATCTCCGAGGTACGCCGCATCGCCGCGCAGGCCGAGGTGACCGGCGCGACCCTGGCGCCGCACTGCCCGCTCGGCCCGATCGCCCTGGCCGCGAGCCTGCAGGTGGCGTTCGCGACGCCGAACTTCCTGATCCAGGAGCAGAGCCTCGGCATCCACTACAACGTCGGCAACGACCTGCTCGACTACCTCGTCGACCCCGCCGTCTTCCGTTTCGTCGACGGGTACGTGGAGCGGCCGACGGCGCCCGGGCTGGGCATCGCGATCGACGAGGCCGCCGTTCGCCGCGCCGACGAGATCGGGCACCGGTGGCGTGGTCCGGTCTGGCGGCACCCGGACGGTTCCTTCGCCGAGTGGTGAGCTGACGCCTACTCGACGGCGGACAGCCCGCCGAACTCCTGCAGGTCGTCGCCCGGGGACCCGCCGAGGACGAGGATCGCGGCGATGGCAGCGGCGGCGACGGCGAGGCCGATGAGGATGACGACCGCCAGCTCCATCCGGTAGCGCCGTTCTTCCGTTGCCTTGTGCTGGCTCACGGTGCCCCCCGAGAAGTCCACGGTTCGAGAAGAATTGTCCCGAAACAAACCTTAAGGGTCTTGTCAACCGAATCGCGTAGATCGTTCCCGTTCCGTGGTCCAGCGAATCCTGGACGTGCCGACCTTGTCGGACCGCCGTGCCAGGATCGGACCGTGCTCACCATCAGCCCCGGCCAACGCCGGCTCCGGTTGCTGCGCCGGCACCACCTCGCCCGCGAGACGCCGGCCGGGTCGGTCGCCGGCGCGGCCGCCGGCATGGTCGTCCTGCACGCCACCGATCCCGCCACGGTGTACGTGTCGGCGCTGGTCAGAGTGCCCGAGGCCACCCTCGGCGACGTGTCGGCGGCGTTGTACGACGACCGCTCGGTGGTGAAGCTCATCGCCATGCGGCGCACCATGTTCGTCGCGCCCACCGCGTTCGCCCCGGTCGTCCACAGCGCCGCCGGGCTGGCCATCGCTGCGAGGCTGCGCCGTCAGCTGGTCCAGCACCTCAGCACGTTGCCCACCGAACCACCCATCGACGGCGACGTCGCCGCGTGGCTGGCCGACGTCGAGACCGCCACCGAGAAGGCGGTCGACGAACGCGGCGAGGCGCTGGCCACCGAGCTGGCGAAGGCCGAGCCGCGGCTGCGCACCGCCATCCTGCCCACCACCGACAAGAAGTGGGACGTCAAGCAGAACATCACCAGCCGCGTGCTCACACTCATGGGCGCCGACGGCCGCGTCGTGCGCGGACGACCGGCGGGCACCTGGCTGTCGCGGCAGCACCGATGGGCATCGGTGCGCGGCCTCTGGCCCGACGGCCTGCCCGACGTCCCCGAGGCCGACGCTCGGGCCGAGCTGGCCCGGCGCTGGCTGCGTGCGTTCGGGCCGGCCACGGTGGCCGACGTGCAGTGGTGGACGGGGTGGACGCTCGGGGTCACGCGCACGGTGCTGGCCGGCCTCGACACCGCCGACGTCGACCTCGACGGCGAACCGGGCCTCGTCCTGGCCGACGACACCGAGCCCGAGGCCGACGTCGCACCGGTGGCCACGCTGCTGCCGGCACTCGACCCCACGCCCATGGGCTGGCAGCGGCGCGACTGGTTCCTCGGCCCGCATCGCGACGCGCTGTTCGACCGCAACGGCAACATCGGGCCCACGGTGTGGTGGGGCGGACGGGTGGTGGGCGGGTGGGGCATGCACGACGGCGCCATCCGGTGGCGGCTGCTCGAAGACGCCGGCGCCGAGGCCACGGCCGCCGTCGAGCAGGCGGCCGCCGAGCTCGAACCGCGGCTGGGCGGCGCGTCGATCATCCCGAGTTTCCGCACCCCGCTGGAGCGCGAGCTGGCCGGCGGCTGACGCGCGGGGGCTGTCCCCACCACGGTGCACGGGCCTGCCGGATCGTCGTACCGGCCTGGGTACGACAGGGTCGAGACACCAGCCCATTCGACGAAGGGACCAGCCACCATGCGCTCGTTGCCACGGGTTCTCGCCCTCTCCGCCGCCTCGGTGGTCGTCGCGGGCGCCTGCGCGGTGACCGTCGTGGCGACGGCGCTGGCGGCGGCCGGTGACTCCGTCGTGCGTGGCCTCGACCGGCGCGCGCACCCGCTCACCGGAGCACCCGGCGACGACGACCTGGCCCCGTTCGGCCGCATGATCGGCGCCGCCGGCGTCGTGGGCGTCGACGCCGCGGCGCCCGTCTCCTCGCCGGAGTTCGTCACGACCGAGCGGCGGCTGCTGCGCTACCTCGCCGAGCACCAGGGCTTCCGGACGTTCGCCCAGGAGGTCGGCTGGAGCACCGGCGTCCTGCTTGACGACTACGTCGTGCACGGAATCGGCGACCCGCGGGCGATCATCAGCCGCGAGCCGCTCGACTCCGGCGACCTGCTCGCCCTGGTCGAGTGGATCCGCGGCTTCAACCTGGACCACGACGAGCCGATCCGGTTCGTCGGCGTCGGGCTCGGCCACGCCGCAGCGGTGGCGTCCGACCGCGTCGTGGCCTACGCGGCCGGCATCCACCCCGACCTCGCGGCGCGGCTGACCGAGCTGTACGCCGTGCCGCCGGCCGAGCCAGAGCGCCGCCGCCACGGCGCCGTCGAGGCGTACGAACTGCTCGCGGCGCTGCCGGACGACGGCGGCGAGCATGTCTGGGCCGTGCAGCACGCCCGCAGCATCGTCCAGCACACGACGGCGCTCGCGTTCGACCTGGCGACGCCCGAGGGGCGCACCGCGCAGCGCGCGTACCGCGACGACGTGCTGGCCGCGACCATCGTCTGGTGGCAGCGGCAGACCGGCCACCGCATGGCGCTGACCACGCAGCACAGCGACGCCGGCGGCACGCTCCTGCGCGATTCCCTCGGCGCCGGCTACGTCAGCATCGGCTTCACCGGCGCCGACGACGACGTCCTGGGCCGCGTGCGGTTCGACGACTACCTGATCGACCTCCGCCGGGTCACCGGTCCGGCCCGGCGCTGGCTGGCCGCGCAGGTCGCGCCGGGCCACGGGCATGACCTGCTGATCCACCTCGACGACGTTCGACAGTCGCGGCTACAGCCGTCGTCCGCCTAGGCTCGGAGACATGTGCCGCAACATCAGACCCCTCAACAACCTGGCCCCGCCCGCCACCAACGACGAGGTGTACGACGCCGCGCTGCAGTACGTGCGCAAGCTGGCCGGCACCCGCAGCCCGTCGCAGGCCAACCGTGAGGCGTTCGACATCGCCGTCGAGGAGATCGCGCACTCCACGCGCCACCTGCTCGACGCGCTGGTCACCCACGCCCCGCCGCGCGACCGCGAGGTCGAGGCCGCCAAGGCGCGGGCCCGCTACGAGGCCCGTATCGCCGCCGGCGCGCCCCGCTGACACGCCTAGGGTGTGTCTCCCGGGTCCGTGGCCTACTGCGCGACGCCCAGGCGGCGCCTCGCGGCGTTCTCGTCAGTCGTCATAGAACCCCGCTATGACTCCTTCCTCGGCCTTGCGAGGCATCCACCTGGACGCCGCTCGCTACGGCCGAGACCCGGGAGACACACCCTAGTCCAGCCGCATCGCGATCGGAGTGCCGAGCTCGACGGTGCGGCTCACGGTGCACAGGCGGTCGTGCGACTTCTTGACGGCGTCGGGCAGCACCTCGCGCGCGGCATCGCCGTCGGCGCCGTCGGGGAAGCGGATCCTGATCGACACCTCGATGTCCTCGAGCCGGTTGCCCTGGTCGTCGCGGATCTTGTTCGCGGTGGTCGTCAGCTCGAACGTCTCGGGCTCGGCGCGGCGCGAGGTGATGAAGTCGATGTCGATGGCCGAGCAGCCGGCGATCGCGGTCAGCAGCAACTCGACCGGGGTGAAGTCGCCGTCGTCGCCCTGCCCGAACGGCAGTTCGCCACCGCGGGCGTTGGTGGCGACGTAGCGGCGCTCGCCGACTCGTCGCAGGGACACCGTACGTCGTGCGTTCTCAGCCATGCCGACAGCCTGACACGCGGCGTCGGGCGGTCAGTGGGCGGCGTGGTGGTGCTCCAGCAACTCGCGCGCCAGCCGCCGTCCGGCGTCGGCGAGCGCGGGCGGGTCGGTGACGAACGCCAGCGGCCCGGCGCTCAGCAGCAGGATGCCCAGCCGCCGGTCGACCGGTGACAGCAGCCGGACCCGCACCTTCACCGACTCCTCGTCCTCGGCGAGCAGTTCGGAACTCTCGGCGAACCGGTCCACCGCCCAGCGCGCGTCCTGCGGCACCACCAGTTCGATCTGCCGCACGCGCCGGTGCCCGGCCAGCCGGTCCTCGACCTCCGGCGGCCGCTCGAACGTTTCTTCCAGCAGCGTCGCGTCACGGATGCCGGTGAGCAGGAAGCTGCCGACGACCCGGCCGTCGGCCGACATGCCCGCGTCGACCTCCCAGCCGCGGCGGGTGCGCAGCAGGCGATACGGCGCGATGCGGTGCTCCATGCTGTCGTCGTGCCACACCGGCGTGTACTCGACCCGCACCCAGCGCCGCCGCCGGATCGCGTCGACGAGGAGCTCGGCCAGCTCGGCCTTCCAGTGGTCGTCGACCGGGTGGATGCCGCGCAGCATGGTGTCGCCGAGCGCCCGCAGCGCGCCGTCGAGCACGTTGTTGTCCGGCTCCAGCGACAACAGGGCCTGCCCGGCACGATAGATGTGCGCGAGGTCGGCCGGCGCCGTGTGCAGCACGCCGATCTCGGCGGCCGGGTGGTCGGTCGACGCGCGCACGACCTCGGCGGTCGCCGGGTCGACGTCGTCGGCCTCGCCGTCGGCATCGACGAACTCGATGCGCACCTGGCGCAGCGGTCCGGTGTCGACGGCCGCGCTGTCGGCGCAGTAGAACGCCACGATCTCATCGCGCAGCGTCTGCTCGTCGACGTCCAGCTCGGCCGCCAGCCGGTGCAACGGGACGCCGTCGGGGTGCATGGTGAGGATGCGAAGCGCGTGCGTCACCCGCTCGAAGCGGCGGACGAACACGGGCGGAGGAACGCTCATGGCTCAGTCCAGAAGTGATTCCAGCTCCAGCAGGAGCTCACGGCGGATGGTCTCGGGAGCCAGCACCCGGACGCGCGGCCCGAGCTCGTAGACCCGGTTGCGGAACGCCGCCCGGTGCGTGACGCGGATGGTCAGCCGCACCACGTCGTCGTCGATCTCGTGATACGACGACGTGCCCAGCAGCGTCTCGACCTGGTTGCGGTGCGCGGGCGTCGTCTCGACCGTGACGTCGATTGGCTGGTCGACCGCCCACATCAGCGGATCGACCTCGTCGCGGAACGGCTCGTGCCGCGGGTCGGCCGTGCGGGGGAGGTCGACCCGGACGTCGGCCATGCGGTCCGTGACGAACTGCTTGTCCTTCTCGCTGCCGTCCTCGTGGCCGACCAGATGCCAGCCCGACGTGCCCGGATAGACGAAGTGCGGGTGCACCAGCCGTTGCCGCCGCCTGTAGAGGAACCGCAGCCGGCAATGCCGCTCCAGCGCGTACAGCACCTTGTTCAGCGCGTCGTCATTGCGCTCGGCCAATGGCGCGGTGCGCAACTCCGGAATCGGCGGTGCGGCGGCGCCCTCGATGCCGGCCCGTTCCGCGAACGCCGCATTGCCGGCGATCAGTGCCGCCCTCGCCAACTCGGTCTGTTGTTCCGGCGTCAGGGTCAGTCGCAGCCGATTGTCACCGGCGAACGCCCGATAGACCGCGGTCTGGCCGGGTGGTGCGGTGTTGCGGATGTCCCAGCCGACGCCGTTGAGATCCTCGATCAGCCGCTTCAACTGCCGTACATGATGGTCTTCTCCCCCACCGAAGGCCGCGATCTTCAGCAATCGCGGCGTCGGGATCCCCTTCGGCTCGGCCGCTACCAGCGCGACCAGCACCCGCGTCACCCGTTCCAAAGGACCCAGTTGGTCCCGTCCACCGGCCATGGCGCCCCTCCACAGCAACATCGGACGATCATGCTATGCCCGTGTCATGAGAAAGGCCAGACTAGTTCGTGAATTCTCATTTGGGGAGAATTACGAGGCGGTAGATTGCGGCAAACACCACTGGAACGCTTGGAATGGCTTAGGCACAAGGTGGTGATAGTTTCACTAGGTGAACTATCTGGCCGACGGGGCCGTTCAGTCGTCGCGTTCGAGGGAGTCGCGGAGGAGCCGGCGGATCAGCACCTCGACCAGCATGCGGTCATCGTCGCGCAGGAGCTTGAAGAGATCGTAGAGATCCTCGGTGCGTGCGGGGCGCGGACGGTGCTCGACCTCGGGCTCGCGCGACGGCGCCGGGCGCTCCAGGTGCTCCATGCCGGCGGGTAGCGGCGTGGCGTGGAAGACCGCCAGCGACTGCGTGCACCGCGTCATCGCGACATAGAGCAGCCGCCGGCCCAGCTCCGTCCCGTCGCCGATCTCGGCCGGCTCGACCAGCGCGATGGCGTCGAACTCGAGCCCGTTGACGAGGTCGGCCGGGAGCAGCGTGACCGGCTGGTCGAGGTCGCCGTCGCGGCCGTCGCCGGCCTTGACGCCGGCCGCCTGGCAGTAGCGCAGCGTCTCGTCGTAGCGGGCCGGCGCGACCACCACGCCGACCTTGAACCCCGTACCCGCCGCGGCCTCGCCGGCGGACAGCGCGACCGCCGCTTCGTCGCCGGGGTCGACCCGGCGGACCAGCGGCACGCCGAGGCCGTCGCGCAGCGAGTCGGGCACGTCGAGCGTGCCGCCGTCGGGCAGCTGCCGCCGCGACAGCTCGATGACGGGACGGGGGACGCGGTAGCCGATGCCCAGCGTTCCCTGGCTGAACTCGGACCCGAAGTAGCTGGTCAGCTCGCTCCAGTCGTCGTGCTTGCCGGGACCGGTCGAGCACTCGAGGTCGCCGGCGAGCGTGACGTCGCGACAGCGGCGGGCGATGGCGCGGGCCTGCATGGGCGACAGGTTCTGCGCCTCGTCGACGACGGCGTGCCCGTAGCGCGGCGCAGCGCGCCCGAGCAGGTGCGACAGCTCATCGAGCAGCACGAGGTCGTCGACGGTCCACGGCTCGTCGTCGATCGACGCCGTCGGCTCGCGGTACAGCACGTCGCGCTGGCCGGCCTTCAGGAGGTCGTCGGCCAGCCGCTCCAGCAGCGAGGGGTCGGCATACAGGCCGCGGAGCAGCTCTTCGGGGGTCGCCGGCGCGTCGGCGGCCTCGACCAGCCGGCGCAGCAGCATGGCCATGACGGCCGACCCCTTGACCCGCGCGGCCTCGGGCCGGGTGTCGCGGCCGTTGCGGCGGGCCGGGCCGCCGTACAGCGCGGCGATGTCGGTGGTGACGGCATCGGCGCCGAGCCGCGGCAGGACGTCGGCGACGTAGCTGCGCAGCGGCGGCGTCGGTGCGACGACCAGCAGGCCGCCGGCCCGCACGGCGTCGTCGTGGGCGGCCAGCCACGCGGCGCGGTGCAGCGCGGTGATGGTCTTGCCGGTGCCGGGCCCGCCCTGGATGACGAGGACGCCCCGGCCCGGCCGGCGGACGATGTCGTACTGCTCGGGCCGCAGGGTGGCGGTGGCCTCGGCGAGCGTGCCGGTGCGGAACTGCTCGAGCGCCGCGACGACGACCTTCCCGACGACGGGACGGTGGTCGTGTGCGCTGCTGACGTCGCCCGCGGAGCCGCCGGCGATCTCGTCGTGCACGGCGATGACCTGGCGGTCGCTGACCGTGACGACCCGCTTGAGCGTGACGCCGGCGGGGTCGGTGCCGCAGGACTGGTAGAACGCGCCGGCCTCGGGCGAGTGCCAGGCGACGACGACGGCGTCGCCGGATTCGTCGCGGACGTCGTCGAGACCCACGTAGCGCGAGCCGCCGCCGTCGTCGACCCGCCCGAACAGCGGCGGCAGGTCAGGCGCGTCGTCGCCCAGAAGGGCGTACGAGCGGTCGAGCTGCTGCTGCTCGTCGTCGAGAGCAGGGTGTGTCGTCACGTCTGTCCTTCCATCACCTCGGTATGCCGGGTTCGATGTCGACAGCTGGCGACCTACCCCGCGGAACCTCCCGCGCCGTTGCGGTATTTGACCATGATTGCGCAGATCCACGCGTGGGTCAGGCGAACGACAGGAAAGATGCCTTCCAGTTACCTCAGTGCGACGGGGTCGCCCCGCCGGCGTGCTGCCCGAGCACGAACACGACGCGCTCCGCGTCTGCGTCGTGCCCGTCCAGCCGGAGCTCGACCGCCCACCGATGCACGGTGTCGACGTAGGCACGGTAGCGGGCCGCGCGGCTGCGCGAGCTGGCCAGCCGGGCAGTGCCGCCGATCTGTAATGTCCGGTTGAGCGTCGCGTACACCTGCTCGTCCAGCACCAGCGGCTGCCACGCCCGTCCCACGACGTCGCCCGCGGCGGCCCACCACCGGCTGGCCGGCGACTGGCCGACCCCGCGCAGCGACCACGCCCGGTGGTTCGCCTCCAGGGCGCCGTCGTGCAGGGTCTCGGCGGACCGGAGCCGGCGCACCGAGTCGGCGAGGATGCGGTGCGCGCGGTCCGGGTCGCGCAGCCCGCGCGCCGTCGCCCGCAGCGTCGCGTTCCCCGCGCCCGCCGACGCCCAGGCCATCGTCAGCACGAACGCCTGCAGCACCTCGCGCTGGTTGCCGAGATCCATCGCGTGGCAGGCCGACCGGACGGCGGCGAGCGTCACCACGCGGTCCTTCGCCTTCGATCCCGCCAGCGGTGCGGTGTGCTCGCGGCTGCGCAGCAACGCCGTCACGTTCAGCTCCGGCGGCACGCGATAGAGCACCGCCGTCCAGTTCGGCGGCCGGAACCGCACCGGCGGCGGTTGCGCGTCGCGGTACTTGTCGATGAGCGCCGGAAGCGCGGCCGGCACGGCCGTGCCGTGGATGGTGCGCACCATGGCCACCCCCCCGTGGGTCGCCGTCCTACTGACAACGACATTACGCCCAAAGGGGGACTGATGCTCAGGGGTTTCATCCTGCCGGTGGCGCACCTCCGTTGTGGTGGAACAGCACGAACTCGATGCGCCGGGCATCGACGTCGCTGCCGGCGAGCTGCAGCTCGACCGCCCAGCGGTGGACGGTCTCGACGTAGGCGCGGTAGCGGTCGGCCCGGCGCCGCGAGCCCGCCAGCCGCGTGGTGCCGCCGATGCGCAGGGTGTCGTTGAGCGTGGCGTAGACGTGGTCGTCGAGGACGAGCGGCTGCCACTCGCGGCCGCGCCGGTGGCCGGCCAGCGCCCACCACTTGCTCGCGTAGGGCTGCCCGACGCCGGGGAGCGACCACCAGCGGTGCACCTCTTCCAACGCGCCGTCGTGCAGCGACCCGGCGTGGCGCAGCGCCTTCGCGGCATCGCTGAGCACCCGGAACGCCCGCGCCGGTTCGACGATGGCCTTCGCCGTGTTGGCCTGGTACCGCCCGCCCGTC containing:
- a CDS encoding winged helix DNA-binding domain-containing protein, which codes for MLTISPGQRRLRLLRRHHLARETPAGSVAGAAAGMVVLHATDPATVYVSALVRVPEATLGDVSAALYDDRSVVKLIAMRRTMFVAPTAFAPVVHSAAGLAIAARLRRQLVQHLSTLPTEPPIDGDVAAWLADVETATEKAVDERGEALATELAKAEPRLRTAILPTTDKKWDVKQNITSRVLTLMGADGRVVRGRPAGTWLSRQHRWASVRGLWPDGLPDVPEADARAELARRWLRAFGPATVADVQWWTGWTLGVTRTVLAGLDTADVDLDGEPGLVLADDTEPEADVAPVATLLPALDPTPMGWQRRDWFLGPHRDALFDRNGNIGPTVWWGGRVVGGWGMHDGAIRWRLLEDAGAEATAAVEQAAAELEPRLGGASIIPSFRTPLERELAGG
- a CDS encoding LacI family DNA-binding transcriptional regulator; this encodes MTERSADGRANRPPDIHAVARHAGVSHQTVSRVLNESPRVRPATRERVREAMRVLGYTPNVAARTLITRRSRTLGLVVLNEELYGPASALRHVEQDSRSAGYGLRILNLPPMARSTLREAVESLRQQLVDAVIVVDPHPEDQPLLGPLPSDLPLVTVGGLRSAGVPSVSYDSGPGVRQAVQYLLGLGHRTVHHIAGPAGWAEADIRRSVWERTLEQAGREVPAPIEGDWTARSGHAAGLALAGRDDVTAVFCANDQMALGLFHALAERGVRTPEDVSVVGFDDVPDAAYYRPALTTLRQDFAELGRHTVRLALRQIETGTREGVESVTLAPPSLILRASTAPPA
- a CDS encoding SDR family NAD(P)-dependent oxidoreductase, translating into MSESDTVLAPRYRDRVALVTGAGSGIGAATAVRLAAEGAHVLLADVDEAALGSSVAAASSAAVGTGFGGAAAGVPLDVADEEGWPRVAGLLPGRLDLLHSNAAIAVIEPADRLSVADWHRQLDVNLTASFLAVHALAGLLVSSRGSVVLTSSVHAMRGLPGRPAYAASKGALLSLGRQLAADYGPDVRVNTVVPGPIMSPAWDDVAEPDQRRSVRATTLARFGRPDEVAAAVAFLGSADASYITGATLVVDGGWSVTADSA
- a CDS encoding erythromycin esterase family protein, with product MPRVLALSAASVVVAGACAVTVVATALAAAGDSVVRGLDRRAHPLTGAPGDDDLAPFGRMIGAAGVVGVDAAAPVSSPEFVTTERRLLRYLAEHQGFRTFAQEVGWSTGVLLDDYVVHGIGDPRAIISREPLDSGDLLALVEWIRGFNLDHDEPIRFVGVGLGHAAAVASDRVVAYAAGIHPDLAARLTELYAVPPAEPERRRHGAVEAYELLAALPDDGGEHVWAVQHARSIVQHTTALAFDLATPEGRTAQRAYRDDVLAATIVWWQRQTGHRMALTTQHSDAGGTLLRDSLGAGYVSIGFTGADDDVLGRVRFDDYLIDLRRVTGPARRWLAAQVAPGHGHDLLIHLDDVRQSRLQPSSA
- the dgoD gene encoding galactonate dehydratase; the encoded protein is MKITAIETFQVPPRWLFCRVVTDDGVVGWGEPVVEGRADTVRAAVHELADYLVGQDPLRIEDHWQVLSKGGFYRGGPVLSSAVAGLDQALWDIAGQVYGAPVHALLGGPVRDRVRMYTWVGGDEPAEVADAIAAKVAEGFTAVKMNGSAKLGPIATQAETDDVLRRLAAAREVLGPDRDVAVDFHGRVSPANARRLLPLMAPLHPLFVEEPVLPELGAQLSSVVAASSVPIATGERLFGRSEFTGPLAAGVSVVQPDISHAGGISEVRRIAAQAEVTGATLAPHCPLGPIALAASLQVAFATPNFLIQEQSLGIHYNVGNDLLDYLVDPAVFRFVDGYVERPTAPGLGIAIDEAAVRRADEIGHRWRGPVWRHPDGSFAEW
- a CDS encoding FadR/GntR family transcriptional regulator; the encoded protein is MSVFRGIHGAVVAHLGELIVRGDVAPGAVLDPVRLENELGVSRTVLREALRVLAAKGMVDARPKRGTLVRPREEWALLDADVLRWQAQNRADDAFLSDLAEVRDIVEPAGARLAAQRRTDADLAALGDAVERMTDPDAVVEADLAFHRALLAAAHNALLRQLEEVIATGLRARDLLVHADGGHDDSVPAHRAVLDAVTRGDADGAERAVRELLARADRDVGAITSGKEPE
- a CDS encoding DUF2277 domain-containing protein, encoding MCRNIRPLNNLAPPATNDEVYDAALQYVRKLAGTRSPSQANREAFDIAVEEIAHSTRHLLDALVTHAPPRDREVEAAKARARYEARIAAGAPR